A genomic region of Salinibacter pepae contains the following coding sequences:
- the fahA gene encoding fumarylacetoacetase gives MTDSPPTSSLTSFLEVASDHPFPIQNLPYGVFTPPETTVPRVGVAIGDQVLDLATLNNEGVFDVPELQNERPFAQPTLNDFMALGPAAWSAVRSRLQALLRADTAELRDAASLRNRVLHPRADVSLRLPVDIGDYTDFYSSKQHATNVGTMFRGAENALKDNWVHLPVGYHGRASSVLLSGQDVRRPCGQTRPDADAPPVYGPTQLLDFELETGFFVGEGNELGTPLSIDEADDQIFGMVLVNDWSARDIQGWEYEPLGPFLGKSFATTISPWVVPMAALEPFRVAGPTQDPEPLDYLQADGDAAYDVTLEVDLETPSMTSPHTVCRSNTKHLYWTMRQQLAHHTVNGCNARPGDLLASGTISGPTEDSYGSMLELSWRGEEPVSLPGDETRSFLEDGDRVTMRAYAQADDYRVGFGTADGRVLPASCA, from the coding sequence ATGACCGACTCCCCCCCCACTTCGTCCCTCACCTCCTTTCTTGAGGTGGCATCCGACCATCCATTTCCCATCCAGAACCTTCCGTACGGCGTGTTCACGCCCCCCGAGACGACCGTGCCCCGGGTGGGCGTGGCCATTGGGGACCAGGTGCTCGACCTCGCCACCCTCAACAACGAAGGCGTCTTTGACGTCCCCGAGCTGCAGAACGAACGCCCCTTCGCGCAGCCCACGCTGAACGACTTCATGGCCCTCGGCCCCGCGGCCTGGTCGGCCGTCCGGAGCCGCCTGCAGGCGCTCCTCCGGGCCGACACGGCTGAGCTGCGCGACGCCGCGTCCCTCCGCAACCGGGTGCTTCACCCCCGGGCCGACGTATCGCTTCGACTGCCGGTCGACATCGGGGATTATACGGACTTCTACTCCTCGAAGCAGCACGCCACCAATGTTGGGACGATGTTTCGGGGCGCCGAGAATGCGTTGAAAGACAACTGGGTCCACCTGCCGGTGGGCTACCACGGGCGGGCCAGCTCCGTCCTCCTGAGCGGCCAAGACGTGCGGCGGCCCTGCGGCCAGACCCGGCCCGACGCGGACGCGCCGCCGGTCTACGGCCCGACCCAGCTGCTCGACTTCGAGCTCGAAACGGGCTTTTTCGTGGGGGAGGGCAACGAGCTCGGCACCCCCCTCTCGATCGACGAGGCGGACGACCAGATCTTCGGCATGGTGCTGGTCAACGACTGGAGCGCCCGGGACATTCAGGGGTGGGAGTACGAGCCCCTCGGTCCCTTCCTGGGCAAGAGCTTCGCCACCACCATCTCGCCGTGGGTCGTGCCCATGGCGGCCCTGGAGCCGTTCCGGGTGGCCGGGCCCACGCAGGACCCGGAGCCGCTCGACTACCTGCAGGCCGACGGGGACGCGGCCTACGACGTGACCCTGGAGGTGGACCTCGAAACGCCGTCGATGACGAGCCCGCACACCGTGTGCCGCAGCAACACCAAGCACCTGTACTGGACGATGCGCCAGCAGCTCGCCCACCACACCGTCAACGGCTGCAATGCCCGTCCGGGGGATCTCCTGGCGTCGGGCACCATCAGCGGGCCCACGGAGGACAGCTACGGCAGCATGCTGGAGCTGTCGTGGCGCGGGGAGGAGCCGGTGTCTCTGCCGGGGGACGAGACGCGCTCGTTCCTCGAAGACGGCGATCGGGTGACCATGCGGGCCTACGCGCAGGCGGACGACTACCGCGTCGGATTCGGAACGGCGGACGGTCGGGTGCTCCCGGCGTCCTGTGCGTGA